A stretch of DNA from Bactrocera neohumeralis isolate Rockhampton chromosome 6, APGP_CSIRO_Bneo_wtdbg2-racon-allhic-juicebox.fasta_v2, whole genome shotgun sequence:
TGACACCGTTTGTGGAACAGCGGGGTATGTTCCCGCTGGACCTGCACCTACTGGCTGAGCACCTGCTCCTGGCCGATATCCTGTTCCTGGTTGTAAGCCTGCTCCTGGTTGTTGTTCAGCACCTGGTTGATAACCTGCTCCTGGCAGATATCCTGTTCCTGGTTGTAATCCTGCTCCGGGTTGTTGTTCAGCTACTGGTTGATAACCTGCTCCTGGTTGATAACCTGCTACTGGCTGGTATCCTGTTCCTGGTCGTAATCCTGCTCCGGGTTGTTGTTCAGCCCCTGCTTGATAACCTGCTCCTGGCTGATATCCTACTCCTGGTTGTAAGCCTACTCCGGGTTGTTGTTCAGCTCCTGGTTGATAACCTGCTCCTGGTTGATATCCTGCTCCTGGTTGATAACCTGCTCCTGGCTGATATCCTATTCCTGGTTGTAAGCCTGCTCCGGGTTGTTGTTCAGCTCCTGGTTGATAACCTGCTCCTGGTTGATATCCTGCTCCAGGTTGATAACCTGCTCCTGGCTGATATCCTGGTCCTGGTTGTAAGCCTGCTCCTGGTTGTTGTTCAGTTCCTGGTTGATAACCTGCTCCTGGTTGATATCCTGCTCCAGGTTGATAACCTGCTCCTGGCTGATATCCTGTTCCTGGTCGTAATCCTGCTCCGGGTTGTTGTTCAGCCCCTGATTGATAACCTGCTCCTTGCTGATATCCTGTTCCTGGTTGTAAGCCTGCTCCGGGTTGTTGTTCAGCTCCTGGTTGATAACCTGCTCCTGGTTGATATCCTGTTCCTGGTTGGTAACCTGCTCCTGGCTGATATCCTGTTCCTGGTTGTAAGCCTGCACCTGGTTGTTGTCCAGATCCTGGTTGATATCCTGCTGTTGGGTGATATCCTATACCTGTGCCTACTCCGGGTTGTAGTCCAGCACCTGGTTGTGCATCTGCTCCTGGTTGAGGACTCACTTGTGGTTGGTAACCTACACCCGGTTGCAAACCTGCACCAGGTTGCAAACCTGCACCAGGTAGCAAGCTCGCTCCTGGTTGATATCCTGCACCTGGTTGTAATTGAGCACCTTGTTGATACCCTACCCCTGGTTGATAACCAGCACCAGGATGAGCTCCCGGACCGCCAATGACATCTGGGGCATAAATTCCACTAGGCCCAGATGGAATACCAGATACTCCACTTCCAGGTTGCCAATAAGATCCAGTTGGATGAGTGCTTACAACTGGTCCAGTTGGCTGACCTCGTGTAACACCACCTGTCGGGATACCAGCTTGACCAGATCCAGGAGCTTGACCGATTGGACTGGGGCCGTAGATTTGAGATCCCGAGGGAATACCAACTCCTGGAGCTTGCACACCAATTGGTTGAGGTCTGCCACCAGTTTGAATACCTGTGGTTCCTGGCGCATAACCACTTTGTGGCCTTGACCCCGTAATAGGTCCCAAACCGGGGGAATAAGCTTGACCCGAACTTAAATCTACACCTTGTTGAATACCACCACCAGGCCTTGAGCTAACCGTCGTACCTATACCAGGTCCATAAATACCACTGGGTGGTGCACCACCACCAATCCCACCTCCCGGTGGCGCAGGTTGACGGCCTGGTTGCGGTACATATAATCCACCAACCTGACCGGGTTGTAAACCGCCACCAACACTTGTGTAAGTTGGCTGTCCGGTTATTTGTGGACCACCTTGTACAAGTGCTCCAGGCCTTTGATCAGCAGCTGATCCGACCACTCCTGTCCCTGGTTGACCAGTAGGAAGGCCAGCACTGGGAGCATACGCACCTCCATGTACAACTTGGCCACCAATTTGCTGACCAGGTCTTGTAGCTCCTTCTACTCTAGGACCACCAATTTGTCCAGTACCATATCCACTACCTGGCCCCAAAGCGCCACCAGGCTGCACGCTCTCTGGTTGTCCATAAATTGCTCCAGGTCTCACAATAGCTCCTGCTTGAGGTCCTCCACCAGCTCCTGTGCCACCAGTTCCAGTTGGTTGACCGATTCCAGGTCCATAAGATGTCCCGGGTCTAGCTCCCGGCCTTATAATCGCACCTGGTTGAACACCAGCATCTGAGCCAGGAGTTGAGGGTCCAGGTCCAATGGGTTGACCACCAACACCAGGTTGTCGTCCGATACCAGCTATTCCACCAGGTCCAACGGGTTGACCACCAGTGCCAACACCATAACCGGCACCAGGTTGTCGCCCAATACCGCCAACACCTCCAGGTCCAATGGGCTGACCAGCAGTACCAACACCATAACCGGCACCAGGTTGTCGCCCAATACCGCCAACACCTCCAGGTCCAATGGGCTGACCAGCAGTACCAACGCCATAACCAGCGCCAGGCTGTCGCCCAATACCGCCCACGCCTCCAGGTCCAACAGGCTGTCCAACAGTACCAACACCATAACCGGCACCGGGCTGTTGTCCAGCAGTAGGGCCTCTTGCACCTAGACCTCCAGGGCCACTAGGCTGTACACCGCCAGGAGCCAAAACACCCCCTTGCCTCAATGTGCCAGCAGCTCCAGGACCCCCAATTGTAGTAGTACCTGCAGTGCCAGGAATGATTCTCAAGGCATCTGGCCTACCACTACCGCCAACATAAGTGAGGGGATCGGGAGAACCCGCGGGATATTCTAAATTAAATATGTGGGTATATTAACTAAGGTATCATGTACCAGTATTGTTAAACATAACTTACCATAAGTGGGACTTGATGCACAATCACTGCAATCTCCCATTGAGAATTGACTCTGTGCTTGTCCCATACCATGGCTTCCAGCTAAATTTGTAgatttaatcatttatttatgtaactatatataatttttctggaGTTCATACAAACTGTTGTTCTAGATCCGTGTTCATTAGCCTCTGCTTCAGCTTTGCCATCCTGTTCTGGTTTTCCAAAATTGAGATACTGAGATTGCGTCTGACCACGCATACTTAAAGGAGAACATAAAATGATTTacgttattttaatttatatctcGACGATGAAACTTACTATCCTCGTCCGCTTCGCTTTGATCTATCCAAATCAAGTTGATCATTATCAACCTCGTAATTCGATTCCGGCACGCTTTCATCTAATGACGCCTGAAACATAAggttaaaatgtattttaagaaCTATGCGAACACcgtcatgtatgtatatctagtaAATGTAATGCATAACTtcacttttaaaatataattaaggaCTCAATAAAGCTATGCAAGACATGGGTGGTCCCGATAgagttacttttttcaatatccttGTTTTGACaagtgagtcgtgtcaagcgtTCATGTTcattttgttcagtattgtatGACATTTCATCAAGAAAAGACTTACggctgaacaacgtttacaaatcgtttaactttattacgaaaatgcacgttctgtaaagaatgttttttgcgccttcgctcaacttataatcaacataatcggcctactgagcgtactattcgccatcttgagacccagaattcattattggataatattcggccGAACGGACGTGGTATAGTCCAgcaagcagtgaagaaaatatagcaaccgtagctgagagtgtacacgaagccCATGGTGAGTCGATTCGGCGTACATGACTGTCGGATGGAACGACTCCGCGCATttcacgtcgagatcttaaattgaaagcgtacaaaatacagcttgtgcaataattgaagccactcgaccttcTCAATCGACATCGCTACGCTTTATGGgctttattgagagaacactttggtgagcagataacttaacgttttgggccggtcgattggtcaccaagatcgtgtgatatcgcaccgttatgtatgtatatgtaaagcctaaagtctatgcagcCAATCCGCTTCTATTCAGAACTCTATagataatctgcaaaaaataaatgtcaaagaattttctttcgaatgataataatcaTTCCCCATTAAACTTGAAGCTTCTGTGTTTTTCATTAAAACAGTAGGAACCTCGAGATAGATCATCCTTTATTAAATTCGTGTATTACTACTTTGAAGTACGTTTTGAAAATAGGAAACATTTAAAGATCCTCATTTTTGTGTTGACCAAAATAACTAGCTCTCTTTTATGTTAGGGGAAATCCTTTTCACTTGTACGTGGATTTGTTTCTAATACCTGGATTCATTACCACATTAAAGCAGCTTAATGGGAAATTGAGAGACTCCAATTCCaattcaaaacaagtaaggaagggctaagttcgggtgtcaccgaacattttatactctcgcatgataaagtgataatcgagatttcattatacgtcatttacatatttttcaaataccgtattttttaaagttttattccgctatcatcattggttcctaatgtatatactcgtattatacagaaaaggcatcagatggaattcaaaatagcgttatattggaagaaggcgtggttatgaaccgatttcacccatatttcgcacatgtcatcagggtgttaagaaaatattatataccgaatttcattgaaatcggtctagtagttcctgagatatggtttttggtccataagtgggcgagaccacgcccattttcaatttttaaaaaaagcctgggtgcagcttccttctgcaatttcttccgtaaaatttagtgtttctgacgttttttgttagtcggttaacgcacttttagtgattttcaacataaccttttatgggaggtgggcgtggttattatccgatttcttccatttttgaactgtatatgggaatgcctaaagaaaacgactctgtagagtttggttgacatagctatagtagtttccgagatatgtacaaaaaacttagtagggggtggggccacacccacttttccaaaaaaaattgcgtccaaatatgcccctccctaatgcgattctttgtgccaaatttcactttaatatctttatttatggcttagttatgacactttatagcttttcggtttccgccattttgtgggcgtggcagttggccgattttgcccatcgtcgaacttaaccttcttatggagccaaggaatacgtataccaagtttcatcatgtctcaatttttactcaagttacagcttgcacggacggacggacagacggacggacggacagacagacatccggatttcgactctactcgtcgccctgatcactttggtatacataaccctatatctgactcttttagttttaggacttacaaacaaccgttatgtgaacaaaactataacactctccttagcaacattgttgcgagagtataaaaaatgaatatttcgCAACAAAAACTTtactgaattaattaaattaaataattatgttttgttaacataattacaaacaattatttttctgtttttttgtcaAGAAGACATCAAATGTAGTTTGCGTTTGtcttttgtgttatttttaaagttgttgATATGTGGCTGAAGCATCTATATCAAACTGTCTTTTTTAAACTCCTGTCCTAACTTTCAATAAATTGGTCCAAATTTCAAAGttcgaagtttttaacacccagaaggaagcgttggaggccctataaagtataaatataaatgatcagtatgttgagcttagtcgatttagccatgttcgtctgtctgtatatatacgaactagtccctctgtttttaagatatcgttttgaaattttgcaaacgtcattttctcttcaagaagctgctcatttgtcggaactgccgatatcggaccactataacatatagctgccatacaaactgaacgatcggaatcaagttcttgtatagaaaacttttacatttgacaatgtatcttcacaaaagttggcacaggttattttctaagtcaacaatgtaatctcgaagaaaattgttcagatcggctaactatagcatatagctgccatacaaactgaatgatcgaaatcaaatgcttgcatgggaaacctcctcatttgacgatatatcttcacgaaatttggtatgagttattgttcataggaataatattatatcgaaagaaattgttcagatcggcttgctatagcatatagctgtcatacaaaccgaacgatcggaatcaagggcttgtatggaaaactttcgcattttatgtggtatcttcacgaaatttgtcatgaaTTACTGCTtcaggtaataatataatctccgcaaaaattgttcaaattgcttccatgcaaactgaacacatagttactcaacgaaatgcacctgtgaagggtatattagcttcggtgcagccgaagttaaagttttttcttgtttgaattAATGTGTGTATGGAATCGCAATTTAGGGGTATCCACGATTTGAAATAAAAGAGCACAAATCAGTAATCAAAGTCCGGCTATACCTATAACTAAATCTAGTGTGTGCCGAGGTCACAATATCTGGAAATTTGAAATGGTGAATTTAAATATAGAACAACTAGGTGTGGTAATATCAGTAATTTAgtaataaaacagaaatttataaaaagcaacTATGACagcaatattttagaaattgaaaGAATATAAAAACTTATATAAGCAAACTTTTAGTGGGATCTCCTGTTTTTTCAGACATTGAGTACTTTTTTCAGATTTCAACTTTATGATTGTGACACTCGCAAATAACGTCAATAAAACTAGTTTAAAATTCGATGTGAAGGggctttttacaaaaattgtgaGGTTAGTAGTATTGACTTGACAGTTAAGTCAAAATAATGATGTATGAATGAGCGTTGACCGCCGCACATAGGTTTCTTAGTGCATACTGCGGCTAAAAATATAAGGAGTTGTCGCAGGACAATGACATTTGGTACATCATTGTTTTGGAttccaatcaagaaaaaaatgaaaaaaatcaaaatcacgcccccttttttacgcccacctcccatataaggtgaaacttaatttttgacctacagcactgatttttggtacatagcatttttatgacattatatatgttggtgttaaatgaccacctcccatacaaactaaattctcttttatcgaatcttcgtgacattctaattttttaaattttatttagtagtAGAAAAATGTTTAGTACGGACGAAGACATTAATAAGTGATGCAACACATCTTGTTAGTGGATAAGTCCAATTCTTCTGGAATGATACAATACAtccttgttatatatatattgcatacttttgggcggtaACATGCCATTTTAGAGTaactcattgtttttttcaaggggggcaatttggggcagctcaattttttttatcgtttagcTGGCTTTAATTCGGTATATGTATGTCGACAGCGGTAGACAGCGCTAAAAAGATACCACTTTGaagaacattgaaattttgaagtccaaattatgttgttccacaatattttttatgcattatttttttcaatggattttaatgcaaatttttttctttgatacatattataaatgaaaaataattttagttgaattttgttttattgtatcaatgatttgacttttgagtaaattttttgctaattttgattTCTCCACTCACCAAGAGCAGTTCTGGACAAAAAACTAATGCAAAGAATAATACTTTGGTAAAATAAAGATAGTTGGTAAcaaactgtgaaattttcattcaaatcaaacggccatttttgaatttcagccacGGAAATCCCAATGTGCGCCGTTCGAATTTTTAGGACCATCTGCATCGATAGTGAAAGTATCGCAAACAACTGAAATCGGACAGAAACTCGCAATTTAAGTGCAAACAATATACTTGGAGATTCTACAAATACTTCACTTatgcttttaaaatttagtatCATATTAAGCATATTTTCCTCATAAgagaaaaatcaataaatagttgtttataaaattttttgggtatttcacgaaattatataaatttttttggggttctATAATTTCACAATACATCATGCACGCCgaagttaaaaatatgtaaagtgttTTCACTCAGTATCCATTTAACTATGTCAACCAAGGTCGGTAGAAACATTTCGTTTAACTTGTTATGCCAcagtgtaaaaataaataaatggttaTGCTCTCAACTACTTTATCTTATTTGGTtcataaaatgtgaaataaatttttatgatagtttgaaattgttaaaaagcAGAAGTTATTGTGGCTTCTATTTTCCTTATAACGAATGCTATTAGCTTCGAAAGTCATTAGCTTATTTTCACCTGAAACCTTTCttcttaaattaattgaaatcggTGCACAATTTTTCTAGATTCCATATACTAAATGTGAGATatctaaatgaaattaaatgacaTGTCTCCATGACCGCTCTGTGATTCAATACTACAGTTATTATGTTATACTTTTACTAAATACAGTTTTTTCTTCCAGTTCGTCCAGTTgatcttatgtatgtatatatatccaGTAAATTTTATGTAGTCTAATAGAATTAAATCGATGTTTTCTAGGGcatgttttaatttattcagaAATCGTTGCAGATTTTCATATAGTCCCCTTTAGCCAATATAAAcaatttcgaacttccggttgctttgtaccgcatatactgtttccaaaaaataaggtgacatttgaatttaaactgcgcgcgtcaaaggatttggagaattatttttttttaggttggcaGTACTGTCAGtaacatttatgtcaaatttcatgtcaaaatattgattagtgtttgagatacgtgtcgtaaaagtgagtttttcgttttttgcgatgtcgaaatttgttgagcaaagaatttgcattaaattttgtttacggaatcaattttctgctgcggatacgttgaggatgatgcagaaagcctttggtgatgaggctatgtctaaaaaaaattgtttacaagtggtatagtgagttccaagccggccgtgaacgtgtcgaagacgaagagcgtccagggcgaccatcaacctcaaccgacgaagctcacgttcaacaaatcaaagatttggtgtggaaaaaccgtcgattaacaattagagaccttgctgatgaagttggcatatcgaaaggctcagccaataccattttgaaggatattttgggcctcaagcgcgtcaaatctcgactggtaccgaaaacattgaattttttggaaaaaaggcgtcgcgttgaagtgtgtgaaacgatgctttccgactaccagggtgtcatgaaacgcattataactggcgatgagacttggatctatgcttacgatcccgaaacaaccgatcaatcgagcgaatatcgtgccaaaagagagccgagaccaaaaaaatcgcgccaaagtcgctcaaaaatcaaggtcatgttgactgttttcttcgattatcgtggtgttgtgcattatgaattccttccaatcggtcaaacagtcaacaaggaatattatttgaacgttatgcgtcgtttgcgtaacgctatccgcctaaaaaggccggaattgtggaaagacaattcttggtttttacaccacgataatgcaccatcccatactgccctcgtaattcgtgatcaaaAAACTCAACTCATATCGTTCcgcacctgatctggcgccgagcgatttctggctattcaccaagctcaaaagaccgctccggggacaccgtttttatacgatagaggagattcaagccacagcgaagacggaactgcaGGCCATCCCGGCAAGTGaatacaaccagtgtttcgaagattggaaaacccgttggcataagtgctttgcatcgggaggggattactttgaaggggattgaattgatttggaagaataaataaggaattttcaaaataaatactatgccaccttattttttggcattgtatcggccaatatgtgcgttatctcaatgaaaattagagAGCGTGTCTTCTCATAATGTtgtatatttgtgcctaaaattaaTACGATTTGGTGAGAACTTAACCTAGCCTTAACTTAACCtaggtatcttaatgaaacccagcCCAGAAACTGGACGATACtacccccaactcccatatgctacataaaacaattttcgttttctAACAAGTTTTTTgccgaataaaaaaataaacaccaAAAAATTTTCTCGAGTATATCTGAGTTatcaaaattaatgcaatcagcTCATCTCTTACTCTGTCCCCAAAATACCCCATAAAATGATTACGGTCTTGCCACCGGTATTTAAACTGTTCGGTTTGGCCAAAGTGTGTTATATTTCAATGAAACTAAATTAAcaagttttctcaaaaattatgtGGTTTAGCGCTGAATTAGAATGAAattggtatgtatgtacctcatatccctaatataaTGATATCCTCTGGTTAATGTTTTCCACATCAACTCAATATACTAAATTTAGACTTTTCGGTCGAGTTGATATGACACATCTCACATTTGAAGacgtttttacataaatttagctaacaatttcattaaataatagaTGATTGATTCTTTCGCAATattttaatactcttgcaacatgttgctgcagaaTATGGAAGTTTTGTTCACCGAACAGTTGTTCGTATCACATataactaatcgagatagatatagagttatatacatataatgatttgtcaaaaaagtcttgcggtatttttattgaattttttttttctttattgaaatttaaatgaatttttgatgaatcatgcccagctcttgaccgatgctacgaatgctactatgccggtctctttcgaccaattcagcgattttatcgcaattttcgacgacaggccttccggagcgtggcgcatcttcgaccacctctacaccagaacgaaaacgttgaaaccatcgttgtgcggtggaaatggaaactgtatcgggtccataaactgcataaattttattggcggcttgagatgcatttttgcctttatcgtagtagtactgtaaaatatgctgtattttctctttattttgctccatgtttgcgacggtataactcacgaacgacttagaAGAAACGACAaccaatcaaacacgtgttagcgcgtgaaatgagctttccaaaaagatatagcatgacccgatgcgacgaataaaactagaactacgcgctttcagcgccaactagcgaaaataccgcaagactattttgacaacctaatatataagtgatcaggatgacgagaaaagttgaaatccgggtgactgtctgtctgtcggcCGTACGTCCGTGCAagcgtaatcgaaccactgccacgcctacaaaacgccattaaccgaaaacctattaaGGCCCATAAGGAAGCACTAAATTGAGATATAATATGGTACAGGGGATCCCAGTAGCgggcaaaaatttttgaaaaagtgggtgtggcaccgccctctaataagtttaatgtacatatctactcAGCTACTACAACGAAATGTGCTTTTCGCAAATATTATACGAGCTCTTTCCGGCAGtgtaaaaatagatgaaatcggaagataacacTGTTCACTCTCCATATAAAGGTTCGGTTAAAAACtgaatcaataaataaaattaataactcctttaaagtatgccaccttatgaccaaaaacttCGCAAATGTAAACTCCAGTatgtagttgacttttgactgaaactatcggtcaatgtatgggattataattgaaattcagagagaaacctttcctgatagtagtcTGCATGTAGGCTAAAAATGTGTTGATTCGGgtaaatacttcccttagcctcTCTAAATATGTGAGTTACCTTAATTAAATTGAGAGAGAGGGTTTTTCTTTTAACGGTACATTTTTGTGCTTAGCGTGAATAAAATTGGGTGAAATCTCGCTCTAGATCATATATAACTAACAAGTCTTATCAACCTGAGAGTACTTCCCTAGCTTTGAccctggcaagttgcaagagtatgatcTGTTCGCTTACACCcgaaattatttcttatttgtttaaaagaaagttttgccaacacctgAAGGTATTATATTTCACCGGATTTGATATTTGCAAGATTGCAAGAGATACATATGTTCGGTTACTCCTGAACTTtg
This window harbors:
- the LOC126761495 gene encoding fibroin heavy chain isoform X2 → MLPIRWAFVGIALLIAATNGATIASLDESVPESNYEVDNDQLDLDRSKRSGRGYMRGQTQSQYLNFGKPEQDGKAEAEANEHGSRTTVSGSHGMGQAQSQFSMGDCSDCASSPTYEYPAGSPDPLTYVGGSGRPDALRIIPGTAGTTTIGGPGAAGTLRQGGVLAPGGVQPSGPGGLGARGPTAGQQPGAGYGVGTVGQPVGPGGVGGIGRQPGAGYGVGTAGQPIGPGGVGGIGRQPGAGYGVGTAGQPIGPGGVGGIGRQPGAGYGVGTGGQPVGPGGIAGIGRQPGVGGQPIGPGPSTPGSDAGVQPGAIIRPGARPGTSYGPGIGQPTGTGGTGAGGGPQAGAIVRPGAIYGQPESVQPGGALGPGSGYGTGQIGGPRVEGATRPGQQIGGQVVHGGAYAPSAGLPTGQPGTGVVGSAADQRPGALVQGGPQITGQPTYTSVGGGLQPGQVGGLYVPQPGRQPAPPGGGIGGGAPPSGIYGPGIGTTVSSRPGGGIQQGVDLSSGQAYSPGLGPITGSRPQSGYAPGTTGIQTGGRPQPIGVQAPGVGIPSGSQIYGPSPIGQAPGSGQAGIPTGGVTRGQPTGPVVSTHPTGSYWQPGSGVSGIPSGPSGIYAPDVIGGPGAHPGAGYQPGVGYQQGAQLQPGAGYQPGASLLPGAGLQPGAGLQPGVGYQPQVSPQPGADAQPGAGLQPGVGTGIGYHPTAGYQPGSGQQPGAGLQPGTGYQPGAGYQPGTGYQPGAGYQPGAEQQPGAGLQPGTGYQQGAGYQSGAEQQPGAGLRPGTGYQPGAGYQPGAGYQPGAGYQPGTEQQPGAGLQPGPGYQPGAGYQPGAGYQPGAGYQPGAEQQPGAGLQPGIGYQPGAGYQPGAGYQPGAGYQPGAEQQPGVGLQPGVGYQPGAGYQAGAEQQPGAGLRPGTGYQPVAGYQPGAGYQPVAEQQPGAGLQPGTGYLPGAGYQPGAEQQPGAGLQPGTGYRPGAGAQPVGAGPAGTYPAVPQTVSTYGQVGGDGSGAQQGDIYGPGTLPGSGTFGPLGIPGTGATGVGGIGGAGVLPGGVSVGPSALAYPGAAVPGAGALGPGNLITASGAGGADDAFSQAESSISEGQAAASAQGKKNGGTAKTQVSGTYSATGTFSASASTSDSDRSANAQVSGNSDGAMSQSQGQGGAAQSQAQVQVNSKDGGTKASSQSGGVIHQSQSEVQANDKGGLADSQSSGPGQTSSQAQIGFRPNQDGSAPPTTGGGQASAQSGSHSGQSQSQIQGTSKFGVSYHGAAQSASGTKEQVASYREQNRELFHSISQFGNSDAVTDRVDTVYSGPSGTALTADGNALPDLELKSSKSVKEIVNANKVTDEDSTLNEDEEEEPYDEYDDEDEYYNENSKLDSQTGNKPESQSQYRTYTQNSPTQSQQAAVPNSPDKYLLVQNQNGRVQKYPFRSTTEMVPRGFRGTVNVEKKFHTKAVKSQPTDNDLDSAEEPATPTKHRTPDSYVTVTKSITGSMDNTKNPPQENKNFQSTYYTKSSTCGYFTFSCNIVYGANGRSKICRPKAPANGKC